In Panulirus ornatus isolate Po-2019 chromosome 2, ASM3632096v1, whole genome shotgun sequence, the DNA window agttcccatttgctcccttgtcttacgcactttatttaccttcttccaaaacatctttttattctccctaaaatttaatgatactctctcaccccaactctcatttgcccttttttttttacctcttgcacctttctcttgacctcctgtctctttcttttatacatctcccactcaatttaattttttcctgcaaaaatcgtccaaatgcctctctcttctctttcactaatactcttactacttcatcccaccactcactaccctttctcatcaacccacctcccactcttctcatgccacaagcatcttttgcgcagtccatccctgattccctaaatacatcccattcctcccccactccccttatttccattgttctcacctttttccattctgtactcagtctctcctggtacttcctcacacaagtctccttcccaagctcacttactctcaccaccctcttcaccccaacattcactcttcttttctgataacccatacaaatcttcaccttagcctccacaagataatgatcagacatccctccagttgcacctctcagcacattaaattccaaaagtctctctttcgcgcgcctgtcaattaacacgtaatccaataacgctctctggctatctctcctacttacataagtatacttatgtatatctcgctttttaaaccaggtattcccaatcatcagtcctttttcagcacataaatctacaaggtcttcaccatttccatttacaacactaaacaccccatgtataccaattattccctcaactgccacattactcacctttgcattcaaatcacccatctctataacccggtctcgtgcatcaaaaccactaacaaactcatttaattttggaaaattaaaaaaaaaaaaacgagaggggaggatttccagccccccactccctccccttttagtcgccttctacgacacgcagggaatacgtgggaagtattctttctcccctatccccagggaatcaatatatatatatatatatatatatatatatatatatatatatatatatatatatatatatatatatatatatatatatatatatatatatatatatatttattttattttttttttattatactttgtcgctgtctcccgcgtttgcgaggtagagcaaggaaacagacgaaagaaatggcccaacccccccccccatacacatgtatatacatacatccacacacgcaaatatacatacctacacagctttccattgttttccccagacgcttcacatgccttgattcaatccactgacagcacgtcaaccccggtataccacatcgctccaattcactctattccttgccctcctttcaccctcctgcatattcaggccccgatcacacataatctttttcactccatctttccacctccaatttggtctccctcttctcctcgttccctctacctccgacacatatatcctcttggtcaatctttcctcactcattctctccatgtgcccaaaccacttcaaaacaccctcttctgctctctcaaccacgctctttttatttccacacatctctcttacccttacgttactcactcgatcaaaccacctcacaccacacattgtcctcaaacatctcatttccagcacatccatcctcctgcgcacaactctatccatagcccacgcctcgcaaccatacaacattgttggaaccactattccttcaaacatacccatttttgctttccgagataatgttctcgacttccaaacattcttcaaggcccccagaattttcgccccctcccccaccttatgatccacttccgcttccatggttccatccgctgccagatccactcccagatatctaaaacacttcacttcctccagtttttctccattcaaactgacctcccaattgacttgaccctcaaccctactgtatctaataaccttgctcttattcacatttactcttaactttcttcttccacacactttaccaaactcagtcaccagcttctgcagtttctcacatgaatcagccaccagcgctgtatcatcagcgaacaacaactgactcagttcccaagctctctcatccccaacagacttcatacttgcccctctttccaaaactcttgcatttacctccctaacaaccccatccataaacaaattaaacaaccatggagacatcacacacccctgccgtaaacctacattcactgagaaccaatcactttcctctcttcctacacgtacacatgccttacatcctcgataaaaacttttcactgcttctaacaaattacccccgacaccatatattcttaataccttccacagggcatctctatcaactctatcatatgccttctccagatccataaatgctacatacaaatccatttgcttttctaagtatttctcacatacattcttcaaagcaaacacctgatccacacatcctctaccacttctgaaaccacacttctcttccccaatctgatgctctgtacatgccttcaccctctcaatcaataccctcccatataatttaccaggaatactcaacaaacttatacctgtgtaatttgagcactcttcaTCTTTGAGCACTCTTTGAGCACATCTTCAAATAGAGTAATcctgataggatatatatatatatatatatatatatatatatatatatatatatatatatatatatatatatatatatatatatatatatatatatatatatatatatatatatatatatatatatatatatgcatatatatatatatagcctatcaGGATTACTCTATCTGAAGATTGAAAGAGATGGCCAGTACAACTGGAGGCCAGAGATTACTTGTATCAAGTGTGAACACAATCTTACAACGTGCTAGTTGCTTAGATGTGTACAGAGCTTATCCCTCCCCAATCTTGGGGGTCTAAGCAGGCAAACCTTTTCTCTAATGACAAAAGACATTATACTCAGTTGAGGTATATAGTGAAAATACTATGCAAACATACCCATAGAAAAAGCTGCGCAGTGTCCTTGAGATATAAATCATTAACGTTTCCAAGTACTATAATCTTCTCATATTTAATTTTTTGATATTCAAAGAATCAGTAtagtctgtaatttgaacaaatTCATCTTTTAGCTTGGCAGTTAAGAGACCTCTTTGTGAAAAAAAAGACCATGTACAAGAAATACAAAAGCATTTAacataaaaaatatacaaataattcTCCAGATAattatttctttcctctcttgtttcaaaacattccatgaatGCTGAATGCATTAAAAAGCCTGCTAATTTTGTTTACAATAAGAAATTTGATGTAATCCATGGGATTTGAAATCTTAAGCATTATCAAAAAATTAACTATATCTTTATAAATTAGTTTGTGCCTCAGTTTGTGGACGTGCTGAAATCTGGTCAGAAGTTCTATTCTCAGGCATGTACAAGAGGGATGTAGAAATCAGAACCAGAGGTGTGAGGAACAGAAGGATGACGGTTGACATGGTGTTGAACAGGTggccatattcatattcatatcagtctatctatctatctatttatgtatctatctatatatatgaatatatatatatatatatatatatatatatatatatatatatatatatatatatatatatatatatatatatatatatatatttcatttttatacttcattttgctttgtcgctgtctcccacgtttgcgaggtagcgcaaggaaacagacgaaagaaatggtccaacccacccccatacacatgtatatacatacacgtccacacacgcaaatatacatacctatacatctcaatgtacacatatatatacacacacagacatatacatatatacacatgtacataattcatactgtctgcctttatttattcccatcgccacctcgccacacatagaattaacattccctcccacctcatgtgtgcgagttagcgctaggaaaagacaacaaagtccccattcgttcacactcagtctctagctgtcatgtaataatgcccgaaaccacagctccccctccacatccaggccccacagaaccttccatggtttgccccagacgcttcacatgccctgattcactccattgacagcacgtcgatcccgttctaccacatcgttccaattcactcttttccttgctcacctttcaccctcccgcatgttcaggccccgatcactcaaaatccttttcactccatccctccacctccaatttggtctcccacttctcctcgttccctccacctccgacacatatatccccttcgtCAAcctccagaggaaggagagtgaaatcAAAATACATTTCGTTAATAAAGAAAGGGTTATAAGTGATTATAAGGATCAATGACAAAATTAGAATaagtaaaacataagaaaaaaggaaaagataagaacaaaCTAAATCCACAGAAAATAGAGTGTAACGAAAAAAGACATATtgctaataataaaaaaaggattGTGAGAGATTATAAGGATGAGTTATAGAATTAGGAAGACTGAATACAACATAAGAAGGGAATTGAGAGAATGGAACAAGCTACCGCAGGAGAAAGCTGGTGAGTGGGTTGTTGTCTTCTGACTGATGCTGTACGACACATACTCCTGTGTTTTGGGTAACTCAACAGAGAGGGTCATCTCGCTGCTCTGCCAGTACATTTCGGTGATGGACGTCACACATTTCACTTGCACAGCGTCCAGTTGCACCATGGTCAGCCGCAGGACAAACTGTAGGCTCTTCACTGCCGTCTCCAACCCAGACGTCTCGTTCACAAACACCATCTCCCAGATCTCCCAGGTAGGGTCAACAGACTCGTTGTTGATGTAGAAGGTGAGGTTTGGAGCAGGCCTGGCGCCGTGGGACGTACAGTTGACGGTGATCAGCTGCTGAAGCCTGTAAGCTCCAAATCCATCTTCGATAATCCTCGGCTCAGCGTCTGGCAAATCTACGGCAGTCAAGGGGGCACTGTCAGAGGTGGTTAGGAGCATAGGGAATTCCCCAGTCACCTAGCATAGGTAGTTGCCTCCAGCCGTCTCTGTCAAATTGTGTAGAAGGACGCGTCCGCTGTGCGACTGCTCGGGGTCTACATCGAAGTAAGGTACCGGGAACATCATGCCTGGGAGTGTCTCATGAGGCATCCAGCGGTagaactcgtatatatatatatatatatacatatatatatatatatatatatatatatatatatatatatatatatatatatatatatatatatatatatatatacatatatatatatatatatatatatatatatatatatatatatatatatatatatatatatatatatatatatatatatatatatttatatacatatatatatatatatatatatatatatatatatatatatatatatatatatatatatatatatatatatatatatatatatatacatatatatatttaatccctggggataggggagaaagaatacttcccacgtattccctgcgtgtcgtagaaggcgactaaaaggggaggtagcgggtggctggaaatcctcccatttcttgttttttttttcaattttctaaaagaaggaacagagaagtgggtcaggtgaggatattccctctaaggcccagctctctgttcttaacgctacctcgctaacgcgggaaatggcaaatagtatgaaaaaaaaaaaactatatatatatatatatatatatatatatatatatatatatatatatatatatatatatatatatatacatatatatatatatatatatatatatatatatatatatatatatatatatatatatatatatatatatatatatatatatatatatatatatacatatatatatatatatgtatatatatatatatgtatatatataaagtgcgtaagacaagggagcaaatgggaacttcagtgaagggcgcaaatggggtgatgataacaagtagtggtgatgtgagaaggtgatggggtgagtattttgaaggtttgttgaatgtgtttgatgatagagtggcagatatagggtgtgttggtcgatttggtgtgcaaagtgagagggttagggaaaatgatttagtaaacagagaagaggtagtaaaagctttgctaaagatgaaagccggcaaggcagcaggtttagatggtattgcagaggaatttattaaaaaatggggtgactgtattattgactggttggtaaggttatttaatgtatgtatgactcatggtgaggtgcctgaggattggcggaatgcgtgcatagtgccattgttcaaaggcaaaggggataagagtgagtactcaaattacagaggtataagtttgttgagtattcctggtaaattatatgggagggtattgactgagagggtgaagtcatgtacagagcatcagattagcgaagagcagtgtggtttcagaagtggtagagaatgtgtggatcaggtgtttgctttaaagaatgtatgtgagaaatacttagaaaagcaaatggatttgtatgtagcatttatggatctgtagagggcttatgatagagttaatagagatgctctgtggaaggtattaagattatatggtgtgggaggcaagttgttagaagcagtgaaaagtttttatcgaggatgtaaggcatgtgtacgtgtaggaagagaggaaagtgattggttctcagtgaatgtaggtttgcggcaggggtgtgtgatgtctccatggttgtttaatttgtttatggatggggttgttagggaggtaaatgcaagagttttggaaagaggggcaagtttgaagtctgttggggatgagagagcttgggaagtgagtcagttgttgtccgctgatgatacagcgctggtggctgattcatgtgagaaactgcagaagctggtgactgagtttagtaaagtgtgtgaaagaagaaagttaagagtaaatgtcaataagagcaaggttattaggtacagtagggttgagggtcaagtcaactgggaggtaagtttgaatggagaaaaactggaggaagtaaccaTTGAACCAttgaaccattgaagcggaagtggatcatagggtgggggagggggcgaaaatcctgggagccttgaagaatatggggaagtcgagaacattatctcggaaagcaaaaatggatatgtttgaaggaatagtggttccaacaatgttgtgtggttgcgaggcgtgggctatggatagagttgtgcgcaggaggatggatgtgctggaaatgaaatgtttgaagacaatgtgtggtgtgaggtggtttgatcgagtaagtaacgtaagggtaagagagatgtgtggaaataaaaagagcgtggttgagagagcagaagagggtgttttgaagtggtttggtcatatggagagaatgagtaagggaagattgaccaagaggatatatgtgtcggaggtggtgggaacgaggagaagtgggaaaccaaattggaggtggaaagatgaagtgaaaaagattttgtgtgatcggggcctgaacatgcaggagggtgaaaggagggcaaggaatagagtgaattggatcgatgtggtataccggggttgacgtgctgtcagtggattgaatcagggcatgtgaagcgtctggggtaaaccatggaaagctgtgtaggtatgtatatttgggtgtttggacgtatgtatatacatgtgtataggggtgggttgggccatttctttcgtctgtttccttgcgctacctcgcaaacgcgggagacagcgaaaaagcaaaaaaaaaaaagaatatatatatatatatatgtatatatatatatatatatatatatatatatatatatatatatatatatatatatatatatatatatatatatatatatatattttctttttttttttttttgctttttcgctgtctccctcgtttgcgaggtagcgcaaggaaacagacgaaagaaatggcccaacccacccccatacatatgtatatacatatgtccacacacgcaaatatacatacctacacagctttccatggtttttcccagacacttcacatgccttgattcaatccactgacagcacgtcaaccccggtataccacatcgttccaattcactctattccttgccctcctttcaccctcctgcatgttcaggtcccgatcacacaaaatctttttcactccatctttccacctccaatttggtctccctcttctcctcgttccctccacctccgacacatatatgctcttggtcaatctttcctcactcattctctccatgtgcccaaacgatttcaaaacaccctcttctgctctctcaaccacgctctttttatttccacacatctctcttacccttacgttacttactcgatcaaaccacctcacaccacacattgtcctcaaacatctcatttccagcacatccatcctcctgcgcataactctatccatagcccacgcctcgcaaccatacaacattgttggaaccactattccttcaaacatacccatttttgctttccgagataatgttctcgatttccacacattcttcaaggctcccagaattttcgccccctcccccaccctatgatccacttccgcttccatggttccatccgctgccagatccactcccagatatctaaaacacttcacttcctccagtttttctccattcaaactcacctcccaattgacttgaccctcaaccctactgtacctaataaccttgctcttattcacatttactcttaacttacttctttcacacactttaccaaactcagtcaccagcttctgaaggtttgttgaatgtgtttgatgatagattggcagatatagggtgttttggtcgaggtggtgtgcaaagtgagagggttagggaaaatgatttggtaaacagacaagaggtagtaaaagctttgcggaagatgaaagccggcaaggcagcaggtttggatgttatatcagtggaatttattaagaaagggggtgactgtattgttgactggttggtaaggttatttaatgtatgtatgactcacggtgaggtgcctgaggattggtggaatgcgtgcatagtgccattgtacaaaggcaaaggggataagagtgagtgctcaaattacagaggtataagtttgttgagtattcctggtaaattatatgggtgggtactgattgagagggtgaaggcatgtacagagtatcagactggggaagagcagtgtggtttcagaagtggtagaggatgtgtggatcaggtgtttgctttgaagaatgtatgtgagaaatacatagaaaagcaaatggatttgtatgtaccatttatggatctggagaaggcatatgatagagttgatagagatgctctgtggaaggtattaagaatatatggtgtgggaggcaagttgttagaagcagtgaaaagtttttatcgaggatgtaaggcatgtgtacgtgtaggaagagaggaaagtgattggttctcagtgaatgtaggtttacggcaggggtttgtgatgtctctatggttgtttaatttgtttatggatggggttgttagggaggtgaatgcaagagttttggaaagaggtgcaagtatgaagtctgttggggatgagagagcttgggaagtgagtcagttgttgttcgctgatgatacagcgctggtggctgattcatgtgagaaactgcagtatatatatatatatatatatatatatatatatatatatatatatatatatatatatatatatatatatatatatatatatatatatatatatatatatatatatatatatatatatatatatatatatataaatatatataaatatatatatatatatatattttttttttatggatggggttgttagggaggtgaatgcaagagttttggaaagaggtgcaagtatgcagtctgttgtggatgagagagcttgggaagtgagtcagttgttgttcgctggtggctaattcatgtgagaaactgtagaaactggtgactgagtttggtaaagtgtgtgacaggagaaagttaagagtaaatgtcaataagagcaaggttattaggtacagtagggttgagggtcaagtcaattgggaggtaagtttgaatggaaaaaatactggaggaagtaaagtgttttagatatctgggagtagatctggcagcggatggaaccatggaagcggaagtgaatcataggttgtcggaggggcgaaaatcctcggacccttgaggaatgtttggaagtcaagaatattctcagaaagcaaaaatgggtatgtttgaaggaatagtggttccaaaaatgttgtatggttgcgaggcgtgggctatggatagagttgtgcgcaggagggtggatgtgctgggaatgagatgtttgaggacaatatgtggtgtgaggtggtttcatcgagtaagtaatgtaaatgtaagagtgatgtttggaaataaaaagagtgtggttgagagagcagaagtgggtgttttgaaatggtttggccacattgagagaatgagtgaggaaagattgaccaagaggatatatgtgtcggaggtggagggaacgaggagaagtgggagaccaaattggaggtggaaagatggagtgaaaaagatcttgagtgatcggggcctgaatatgcaggagggtgaaaggcgggtaaggaatagagtgaatttgaacgatgtggtataccggggtcgacgtgctgtcactggattgaatcagggcatgtgaatcgtcaggggtaaaccatgaaaagttgtctgggtcctggatgtggaaagggagctgcggtttcgggcattattagataacagttagagactgagtgtgaacgaatggggcctttggtgtctttcctagcgctacctcgcacacatgaggggggaggggtttgttattccatgtgtggcgaggtggcgatggaaacaaataaaggcagacagtatgaattatgtacatgtgtatatatgtatatgtctgtgtgtgtatatatatatgtgtacattgagatgtataggtatttatatttgcgtgtgtggacgtgtatgtatatacttgtgtatatgggcgggttgggccatttctttcgtctgtttccttgcgctacctcgctaaagcgggagacagcgacaaagcaaaataaaatagaatatatatatatatatatatatatatatatatatatatatatatatatatatatatatatatatatatatatatatatatatatatatatatatatatatatgtgtgtgtgtgtgtgtatgtgtgtacgttgagatgtatatgtatgtgtatttgcgtgtgtggacgtgtatgtatatatatctatatgtgggttggttgggccattctttcgtccgtttccttgcgctacctcgctaacgcgggacacagcgtcaaagtataataagagaATATAAATCTTTCCATAGAGGAAAATCCTTTGTCACCAGTGAATTATCAAACGTGGCAACATTTACAATCACAGTCCTCTTTGCCTCATCAGGGGAAATATGCTCTTACATTAAAAAGGCTTAAGGTGTTTGAGGTAAGTTGTTTGGTTCTTGGCTAGCCTTCTTTAGGGCTGGTTTTGAGACCACTACGTCATGATCATTTCTTCTGCCATGGCGACGA includes these proteins:
- the LOC139752134 gene encoding uncharacterized protein, giving the protein MLLTTSDSAPLTAVDLPDAEPRIIEDGFGAYRLQQLITVNCTSHGARPAPNLTFYINNESVDPTWEIWEMVFVNETSGLETAVKSLQFVLRLTMVQLDAVQVKCVTSITEMYWQSSEMTLSVELPKTQEYVSYSIIVLAISFNLQIE